A single genomic interval of Penaeus vannamei isolate JL-2024 chromosome 33, ASM4276789v1, whole genome shotgun sequence harbors:
- the LOC113827184 gene encoding tectonin beta-propeller repeat-containing protein 2, protein MAFGGGPEWKEWIPLTPLLDQLPQQFQRGLATSDLQLTCLASLPQHLVLGTNVGLVYLAHLPSLNLMRLKCENPLSPISSVSGVSTVDDMIAAGALDGTITIFQLPRVANVQGIHPPNAGVLGSRGISTVQPTVKRFTVGSIHSSRVTSLTWSRNGMRLFSGDTHGVVSVIDINYQTNECTARELLKEESSITQLSYSYQQLAVSTLERALIYNVTQGSVQQVGMKPRKHPGLFGCVWSSTVSSADSVLYTSRPGLRLWSANNHGEVMHTHIIKELPDVAQMQLLNPSLEKPRDGERFSFGILFTLGTSHIVTYNPNWLFVIDINNLKVSSYSGQFRHISGVAVSEKEIFVLEGSRNISCISTEKPNIGEKRKPLNPKTSLFPDTQNLLGIKSKIMTQGSGFLDHIARMSSSVAAKVQEHATPTIVTGQNGKWPASQTYDSSQLDPVQHRPTSLKAQQNNLSSSSLNIGPSRQELGHQRSSSSGMIQEPQQRPYSPSLIPPRMVQSVSSFFPALISSQSLVKTFGKTPPLTDVPVPGEREVIGDLEEIVTSSQIVAQEGADAEPLVMRDKSKKKNKRRYDATPSPDTMSINSYRSTQSDVSDATSSELPSSPSMALSHSSVSPSHRATPQDLSTTLTECSNLQAMEDNGEERVEVDGGSRVCGDGKDHAQTSEDEQELCAKGSSDKGESTSHDTDFDLKSVDNRTYEDFKSNIEQKESLLAEILNLGCLKMDHESANKGEKKLYETESRHGIDRELSFESGGCSTPSTVKEQSPVPDGPVYEDFFAQFYSENSFSSFESGPDSSSQKVHDSNVENSFDGNSLGSNDGGERIESNTSEDRLSCLSYGPPSGSSHVSLPGNRFHTESQENGTNEPRTMITVTDSSEVADISWSYSTVEFQDNHEYENEEMTGGWIKQKIPSSVFSLSVSENTITFLDDCGCLYFKNVSNDSSSQTWRKVKLTAKVTDISLSPNNSVLWIRSDGHAYAVGSPALEVVSPAKMSLAARNVKQMSLDDELAWYIREEGQVCVQLGLSSRSPCGVEYTISCKEFQLVKVVCHARVVWGLTDRGQVAFRIGVSTQSPMGHEWGLMKSQGLKVKDLALGPGNWGWIVDTQGKVYFRAGVCAENPQGRDAKWWQVATSDYMMEQTSELGSAMISLSSKGIYLAERGKNYVYNHSTNVRGHVWNVFSKEVWSTVCAEGVYMDQGAICCLSPKGQLFIVNPNTSNYVPLDVADTECVVSVAQRPEAIWVLTAAGDIFIRVGLSANSLHGSHWEQLDLHQIGDIHLCHLSCGTEVVWGVDTRGGVYMRQGPLTPPPVESLPPAWIQVDPTPLKGNAVFTKVYVGTKLHMVWALDSSRRVYVREAIFPELPIGLSWVPVMGLLALHLSISENDVYALTPNGEIFKRIGVTETNYIGDAWEKVPGNLAKISGKYAYYYIYSPQGLRFLWIFLYYPLLFAEIRPSRIACDEKPNL, encoded by the exons ATGGCTTTTGGGGGAGGTCCAGAGTGGAAGGAATGGATTCCCCTGACTCCACTGCTAGACCAACTTCCTCAGCAATTCCAGCGGGGGTTGGCAACATCAGACCTTCAACTCACTTGCTTGGCCTCCTTGCCGCAACATCTTGTGTTGGGGACCAATGTAGGCTTGGTGTATTTggctcatcttccttctcttaatcTAATGAGGCTGAAATGTGAG AATCCCTTATCACCTATATCAAGTGTCAGTGGAGTTAGCACTGTGGATGACATGATTGCAGCAGGAGCTCTTGATGGCACTATTACCATTTTCCAATTACCAAGAGTGGCTAATGTACAGGGTATTCACCCACCAA atgCTGGTGTCCTTGGTTCAAGGGGAATATCTACAGTACAGCCAACTGTGAAACGCTTTACTGTTGGAAGCATTCACAGTTCAAGAGTGACGAGCTTGACATGGAGCAGAAATGGCATGCGACTGTTTTCTGGTGATACACATGGTGTTGTGTCAGTGATTGACATTAATTACCAAACAAATGAGTGTACTGCAAGGGAATTATTGAAAGAAGAAAGTAGCATCACTCAACTGTCATATTCCTATCAGCAGTTAGCTGTATCCACCCTAGAAAGAGCCCTGATTTATAATGTAACACAAGGAAGTGTGCAGCAGGTTGGTATGAAGCCCAGAAAACACCCAGGCTTGTTTGGTTGTGTATGGTCTTCTACAGTCTCAAGTGCAGACTCTGTTCTATATACCTCAAGACCTGGGTTACGTCTTTGGTCAGCCAATAATCATGGTGaagtcatgcatacacacataatcaagGAATTGCCAGATGTGGCTCAGATGCAGCTTTTAAATCCTAGTCTGGAAAAGCCTAGGGATGGCGAAAGATTTTCCTTTGGCATATTATTCACACTTGGAACATCTCACATTGTTACTTATAATCCAAACTGGTTGTTTGTGATAGACATCAATAATTTAAAAGTATCAAGCTACAGTGGACAATTCAGACACATAAGTGGTGTTGCTGTGTCTGAAAAGGAAATATTTGTGCTAGAAGGGTCGAGAAATATCAGCTGTATCAGCACTGAGAAACCTAAtataggggagaaaaggaaaccaTTAAATCCAAAAACTTCTCTTTTTCCTGATACCCAGAATCTTTTGGGCATTAAGTCAAAAATCATGACACAAGGTTCGGGCTTCCTTGACCACATTGCCCGCATGAGCAGCAGTGTTGCTGCAAAAGTTCAGGAACATGCTACTCCAACAATTGTGACAGGCCAAAATGGCAAGTGGCCAGCATCACAAACTTATGATAGTTCTCAACTAGATCCAGTTCAGCATAGGCCTACTTCTCTTAAAGCTCAGCAGAataatctttcctcctcctccttgaacaTTGGCCCCAGCAGGCAGGAGCTTGGCCACCAGAGGTCTTCCTCATCTGGAATGATACAGGAACCACAACAGCGCCCCTACTCCCCAAGTCTAATACCTCCCAGAATGGTTCAGTCTGTCAGCAGTTTCTTCCCTGCTCTTATCTCTTCCCAGTCTTTGGTCAAGACATTTGGCAAAACTCCTCCGCTGACTGATGTGCCTGTGCCG GGAGAGCGCGAAGTTATTGGGGATTTGGAGGAGATTGTCACAAGTTCTCAGATTGTTGCTCAAGAGGGAGCAGATGCTGAACCCTTAGTTATGAGAGACaagtcaaagaaaaagaacaagagaagataTG aTGCAACACCGTCACCAGATACCATGAGTATTAACAGCTACAGATCCACACAGTCAGATGTGAGTGATGCTACTAGCAGTGAACTGCCTTCCAGTCCTTCAATGGCCCTTTCTCACAGCTCTGTCTCACCGTCTCATCGAGCAACCCCACAGGATTTGTCAACAACGCTCACAGAGTGCAGCAACTTACAAGCAATGGAAGATaatggggaagaaagagtagaagtcGATGGTGGAAGTAGGGTGTGTGGAGATGGTAAAGATCATGCTCAGACTTCAGAAGATGAGCAGGAACTTTGTGCAAAAGGAAGCAGTGACAAAGGAGAGAGTACCAGCCATGATACTGACTTTGATTTAAAGAGTGTAGATAACAGAACATATGAAGACTTCAAATCTAATATAGAACAAAAGGAAAGTTTGTTAGCCGAGATTCTTAATCTTGGGTGTCTGAAGATGGACCATGAGAGTGCAAACAAAGGTGAAAAAAAACTGTATGAGACTGAGAGTCGCCATGGGATTGATAGGGAGCTTAGCTTTGAAAGTGGAGGATGCTCAACCCCAAGCACAGTTAAGGAACAGTCCCCAGTACCAGATGGACCCGTGTATGAAGATTTTTTCGCCCAGTTCTATTCAGAAAATAGTTTTAGTTCTTTTGAGAGTGGACCAGACTCATCTAGTCAGAAAGTACATGATTCCAATGTAGAAAACAGTTTTGATGGAAATTCACTAGGCAGCaatgatggaggagaaagaattgAGAGTAATACTAGTGAGGATCGGCTGAGTTGTCTGAGTTATGGTCCTCCTTCTGGAAGTAGTCATGTGTCTCTTCCTGGAAATAGATTCCACACTGAAAGCCAAGAAAATGGTACAAATGAACCTAGAACTATGATAACAGTGACAGACTCATCAGAAGTGGCAGATATAAGTTGGTCATACTCAACAGTGGAATTTCAGGATAATCATGAGTATGAGAATGAAGAAATGACAGGTGGTTGGATAAAACAGAAAATTCCAAGCAGTGTGTTTAGTTTGAGTGTCTCTGAGAATACAATAACTTTCCTTGATGACTGTGGTTGTTTGTATTTTAAAAATGTTAGTAATGATTCAAGCAGTCAGACTTGGAGAAAGGTGAAATTGACCGCAAAAGTAACAGATATATCGCTTTCTCCAAACAATTCTGTTCTCTGGATACGTTCTGATGGCCATGCATACGCTGTTGGATCTCCAGCCCTAGAAGTAGTTTCACCTGCAAAAATGTCATTAGCTGCTCGGAATGTGAAGCAGATGAGCCTTGATGATGAATTGGCTTGGTACATACGAGAGGAAGGACAG GTTTGTGTGCAGCTAGGATTGAGCAGCCGAAGTCCATGTGGTGTCGAATACACCATATCATGCAAGGAATTCCAGCTGGTTAAAGTGGTTTGTCATGCAAGAGTGGTTTGGGGCCTGACTGACAGAGGACAGGTAGCTTTCAG AATAGGAGTGAGTACCCAGTCTCCCATGGGGCATGAATGGGGCCTGATGAAGAGCCAGGGACTGAAGGTCAAGGATCTTGCCCTGGGACCTGGGAATTGGGGATGGATTGTAGACACACAGGGCAAGGTCTATTTCCGGGCTGGTGTGTGTGCTGAAAATCCTCAGGGAAGGGATGCAAAGTGGTGGCAg GTTGCTACAAGTGACTACATGATGGAACAAACCAGTGAACTAGGATCTGCTATGATAAGTTTGTCATCAAAAGGAATCTATttagcagagagagggaagaactaTGTATACAACCACAGTACAAATGTGAGAG GCCATGTTTGGAATGTATTTAGCAAAGAAGTTTGGTCAACTGTATGTGCAGAAGGTGTCTACATGGACCAGGGTGCAATCTGCTGCCTGTCGCCAAAGGGTCAGCTCTTCATTGTCAACCCCAACACTTCTAATTATGTG CCTCTAGATGTAGCAGACACTGAATGTGTAGTCAGCGTTGCACAGCGACCAGAAGCTATATGGGTCCTGACTGCTGCTGGGGATATCTTCATCAGAGTTGGACTCTCTGCAAATTCCCTTCATGGCTCACACTGGGAACAGCTGGATCTACATCAGATTG GGGATATACATCTATGCCACCTATCCTGCGGGACAGAAGTGGTCTGGGGTGTTGATACTCGTGGAGGGGTGTACATGCGACAGGGACCCTTAACACCTCCTCCAGTTGAATCCCTCCCACCAGCCTGGATACAAGTAGATCCAACTCCTCTCAAAGGGAATGCAGTGTTTACAAAG GTTTATGTTGGGACAAAATTACACATGGTTTGGGCATTAGATTCAAGTCGCCGTGTTTACGTACGAGAGGCTATCTTTCCTGAGTTACCCATTGGTCTGTCATGGGTGCCTGTTATGGGTCTCCTAGCTCTACATCTTTCCATCAG TGAGAATGATGTATATGCTCTGACCCCCAATGGTGAAATTTTTAAGAGAATTGGAGTCACAGAAACCAATTATATTGGAGATGCGTGGGAGAAGGTGCCTGGAAATCTTGCAAAAATATCAGGTAAGTAtgcttattattacatttattctcCTCAGGGATTGAGATTTCTATGGATATTTCTCTATTATCCACTGTTATTTGCTGAGATTAGGCCATCGAGAATTGCATGTGAT